A genomic stretch from Bacillaceae bacterium S4-13-56 includes:
- a CDS encoding DUF2791 family P-loop domain-containing protein produces MSTQEKKWIEAFRLGVVPKNLPPSLQILYDNVFTQISRDLKELSDDGGIVRWICGPYGSGKTLLSKQIQQFAKRNGFVTSSFSLSDGLKLHHLDHWYYGTLHHLSAQINMQEVKSFHELFNQWIQSLRSQDNVEDSTKLIKEMLENLNFHHHSFSHALNQYIRARLQKDIALATACASWLSGEREVPQHIKEKLEVKGSVSKENSLEFFQGFMTLIKWLSFRGMVLIIDEAELLLRARSDLRQRAYENIRQMIDWVYDGTLPNLSIIWLTTPELLENQEKGISTYDALAQRIQLLDWQKRENIHSSSCILSLHQIGEKEIDTLANEIVSIYCTGYSFSCPVQPKSIGNWALLHLKQDGVVHPFLTVRRFVQQMIKILDIIRENPTQRYYQTELERSAYNGTHLFTNK; encoded by the coding sequence ATGTCAACACAAGAAAAAAAGTGGATAGAAGCATTTCGTTTAGGAGTTGTCCCTAAAAACCTCCCCCCCTCCCTTCAGATTTTATATGATAACGTTTTTACTCAAATTTCGAGAGACCTAAAAGAATTGTCTGATGATGGAGGAATTGTACGTTGGATCTGCGGTCCATATGGCTCAGGAAAAACACTCTTGTCAAAGCAAATTCAACAATTTGCCAAGCGAAATGGATTTGTTACCTCTTCCTTTTCCTTATCGGATGGTCTCAAGTTACATCATTTAGACCATTGGTATTACGGTACATTACATCACCTTTCTGCACAAATTAATATGCAGGAAGTAAAAAGTTTTCATGAACTTTTTAATCAGTGGATTCAGTCATTAAGAAGCCAAGATAATGTAGAAGATAGCACAAAATTAATTAAGGAAATGTTGGAAAACTTAAATTTCCACCATCATTCCTTTTCCCATGCATTAAATCAATATATAAGAGCTCGACTTCAAAAGGATATTGCCCTTGCAACTGCCTGCGCAAGCTGGTTATCCGGGGAACGTGAAGTACCTCAACATATAAAAGAAAAATTAGAAGTGAAAGGTTCTGTTTCTAAGGAAAATAGTTTGGAATTTTTCCAAGGATTTATGACCCTCATTAAGTGGCTTTCTTTTAGAGGAATGGTGCTTATTATTGATGAGGCAGAACTTTTATTACGTGCCAGAAGCGATCTTCGTCAAAGGGCCTATGAGAATATACGCCAAATGATAGATTGGGTTTATGATGGAACACTTCCTAATCTATCCATTATATGGCTGACTACCCCAGAATTATTAGAGAATCAAGAAAAAGGAATTAGCACTTATGACGCCTTAGCACAAAGAATTCAATTATTAGATTGGCAAAAAAGAGAAAACATACATTCATCTTCCTGTATTCTTTCCTTACACCAAATTGGCGAGAAAGAGATCGATACCCTTGCTAATGAAATCGTCTCTATTTACTGTACTGGGTATTCATTTTCATGTCCAGTTCAACCCAAATCTATAGGAAATTGGGCATTACTCCACTTAAAACAAGATGGAGTTGTTCATCCTTTCCTAACCGTACGTCGTTTTGTACAACAAATGATAAAAATTTTGGATATTATTAGAGAAAACCCAACGCAACGATACTACCAAACAGAGTTGGAAAGATCTGCATACAACGGAACTCACTTATTCACAAATAAATAA